From the genome of Nitrospirota bacterium:
TGTCCAAAAGGTCATGATAAAGAGTCCTCATGCCTTTAGGCTCTTTGACGAGCATGCTTAAAGGGAGCAGTCCGCCAAAGAACTTTGCCTTTGAAGGAGCCGACCATATATCTTTGTCCACACCGAGGCCATGTATAAAGATACAGGCAGGCTTATCAGCCCTTCCAGTATGATAAACAACATCGAGTTTCATGGTGCATTACTTTATAATGGTTTCGATCCCTAATCTTATCATCATAACTGCTATGGATGCTAAAAGAAGAGACATAATCTTTGACAGGGCAGTGATGCCGTTTTTGCCCAAGAACCTTACGATTCTCTGTGCGCCCACTAAAGAAAGATAAACGACAATCAGGTTTATGATGAGCGAGGTCAGTGTTGGGAGCACTCCGTAGTGGTCGATGAGGACAAGGATTGTCGTAAGTACCGCAGGACCTACTATTAAAGGGACCCCCATGGGCACAACACCCACCGTCTCAGGGGTCTTCGTAAACTTAGCCCTTCGCTCATTTCTTGTGAAATCCAGAATTGCAAAGACTAAAAGAACAAGCCCGCCTGCTATCTTGAAGTCTGAAACGGTTATTCCCAAAATCCCGAATATAATCTCGCCAACTGCTGTAAAGGCAAGGCTTACAACTAAGGCAGTGATAACCGACTGTCGGGCAATGGCTTTCTTTTTACTCTGTGGGATATGCTCTGTCATGGATATGAATATTGGAAGTATCCCAAAGATACCTATGGCAACGAAAAGTGGTATAAAGGTATTTGGAAGGGATTTTAGAAGCTCTGTCATAAAGGGATTATAGCAGATAAACAATGGGGTGCAAATACCTTGTATGGGTTCAGGACATATGAGACAAGTTATATCCCCCTCACCCTCGCCCTCTCCCGCAAGGGGAGAGGGAAGTATTGAACAAACTCTCCTGAAAA
Proteins encoded in this window:
- a CDS encoding MarC family protein, whose translation is MTELLKSLPNTFIPLFVAIGIFGILPIFISMTEHIPQSKKKAIARQSVITALVVSLAFTAVGEIIFGILGITVSDFKIAGGLVLLVFAILDFTRNERRAKFTKTPETVGVVPMGVPLIVGPAVLTTILVLIDHYGVLPTLTSLIINLIVVYLSLVGAQRIVRFLGKNGITALSKIMSLLLASIAVMMIRLGIETIIK